acacacacagactgggtgGAGAGCCGGGGTGTATATAAGGGGTGCCTCTCTCTCTGAGCGGAGAagtcccttcatccctctctcaaacactcctCCAACACAAGGACTCTCTTTCCTCAAGGTAAGAACAGCACTTCttccttccttttctctctcgctctgggaGTGTTCTTCTCTATATTTCTCAACCTTTATTCAGTTAATTGAGAACAAATGAATTACCAAATTGTATGTAGTTGTTCTTGAGTCAGGAATAAGTACAAGATCTCTGGAAAACAATATTTTAACGGAATGGTTTTTTTCATTAATCCAATTGCTGTATTTTCTTGTTAGGTTGTGTTTGATCAAGTAGATAAATGATGTAGCGTGGACTGctgtgtgtgtaatgagtgatATGGTGAAGTGTATGTAAATGATCGGTTGAAGTGTAGCAGCTGAAGTGTAGGTTTAGTGATGGGAACAGCTGACAGTGACCTCACTGGTCTCCCATAGAGCACTTTACAGACTGCCAACATTTATCAGTCATTCAGATTGACAATTACTGTGCCACACATTTGTGTCATTTTATCTTTTAGGGATCACTTTAGTctacattctattatattctCTTATATTCTATTGTAGCATATTTTATTTGGACTAATAATCTGGACAAGAAGTTCAGTCCTTCAGTTATATTCTGACTTAATGAGTGAAGAGATCTCAGAGGGGAGggaagaaacagatcaggggtGAAAGAGAAGGAAAAGGTTTTCCTAAGTCTCTCCAGAACATTTCAATAACCTCATCACATCACTAATGCCTCTTTGGGATGAACAAGTCAAGACTTCCAGTAAATTAGTGAAGGGGTGTCTTGCTTTTCACCGACAGACGAAAGAAGTAGTTTAACCATACACACCTTTATGtcacattcctctcctctccactcctctcaccgctacccctcttcccctctacccctcttcccctcttcccctctacccctcttcccctctctctcccccagatgacggcggggttgtgtgtgtgtgttctgttggtggtCCTGTCCACTAGCTGTTTGGGACGACCCCagtcctctccccccctccaagAGGGCGACCCTGCCATGCCCCCTTCCTCTGAAGGTAAGAACAGGGAGATCACATCTGGATGTCAAATACATTTCAATCTAATACGTTAAAATGCTTTAGCTGAGCTTGATTTATCTTTCCTGGTACAATGGAACTGATGGATACGTTTTGTTCAAACCGGTGTCCTGATGATATGATAAATGTTTATGCTTTTTACGGCAATTCTTGGGCTCTAGAAAGACGCACTAGCAATAACAGATTATATCAATCAATTATTATCACAATATTTTTACATATGTCATTGAATTGCACCAACCAACCCAAGACAGTAGACAAAAGCTAACAAGGTGTTTCGTGCTCCCTTTGATAGCACGTCTTGAGGCCTACGCCCACTTCCTCTCCAAGCCACGCCTCAGACAGACACGCTCCGCCCCTTTGGACAATACCGTCCCATATACGGCAGAAGAAGACGAAGACTCCAGAGCCAACCTCAGTGAATTGTTGGCTAGACTCATCTCCTCACGgaagggtgagtgagtgagtgagtgagtgagtgagtgagtgagtgagtgagtgagtgagtgagtgtgtgtgtgtgtgcgtgcgtgcgtgcgtgtaagagacagagagagagattgagagagagagagaaaaagaaagagagagaaatgcaggAGAGAGAGCCTTGAGggtgagaggaaagagagagatgagggagagagaagagagagaatgagagaaaggtatgagggagagagggaagagagagaatgagagaaaggtatgagggagagagggaagagagagaatgagagaaaggtatgagggagagagggaagagagagaatgagagaaaggtatgagggagagagggaagagagagaatgagagaaaggtatgagggagagagagaagagagagaatgagagaaaggtaTGAGGGagatagggaagagagagaatgagagaaaggtatgagggagagagagaagagagagaatgagagaaaggtatgagggagagagagaagagagaagatgaATAAAGCTCACATTGTTCTCTTCAAGTAATTTTTAAAGTCCATTTaggacctctccctctctctttcactctgacCTCTATTACAGTGAGAGTGTTGTTGGTCTAAATGGCTGGTGGTTTAGAAAAGCTTTGGTGGTTTGTACATGTACGTTTGTGAGTGTGTATATCTTTCCGGTCTTTGGCTTTCGTTCCATCTCCTTGTCTCTGCTTTGTCAGTGACAGGATCTATAAAGGCACTTGTTCTGTGACAGGATCAGAGAAGATCTCAGTCAGGGCTTTTACACTGCTGACAACAACTGTAGAGATATTCTGTCTGAGCTTGAGATATTCTGTCTGAGTTAGTGTGATgttatacacacgcacacacatacacagacacacacacacacctcctttcAGCAgataacagacagagaacagCATGGTGAAGACATGTGGACAGATAGCACCATGGGGCTACTGAAGACAGTCTATCTAATGAGTTAGTATTAGATGTATTCTGTAAGAGGTGTTGTTATACTCAAGCAGTTGAAAATGTAAGTGCCCACTTCAACAACTGTTTTTGATAAAGTTCACAAAACAATCTGAATTCACTACTTCCGTCTGAGAGAAATATATAAGTGCTGAGTTCACGTGGTAAAAACTTTTAAGGATCGGCCCCGTTTTTTTctattttcgcctaaaatgacatacccaaatctaactgcctgtagcttagGCCCTGATGCAAGGATAtacatattcttggtaccatttgaaaggaaacacgttgaagtttgtggaaatgtgaatggaatgtaggagaatataacacattagatctggttaaagataatacaaagaaaaaaacaaccgtttAAAAGAAAAAAgttttgtatcatcatctttgaaatgcaagagaaatgccataatgtattattccagcccaggtgcaatatAGATCTTGGCCACtacatggcagcagtgtatgtgcaaagttttagactgatccaatgaaccattgcatttctgttccaAATTTTGTATCAATACTGTCCAAATGTGCCTAATAACTTTTGaagttcaaaactgtgcactctcctcaaacaatagcatggtattgttTCACTGTAATCACTACTTTAAATTGGACAgttcagttagattaacaagaattgaagctttctgccaatatcagatatgtctatgtcctgggaaatgttcttgttacttacaacctcatgctaatcgcattagcctacgtccCGCAGGGGACCTACCGATCCTGAAGGCatttttaaaggtccaatgcagccatttatttctgggtaacaattaagtaccttactgttaTTGTCTTTAATTAAATGGTtacaaataatttaaaaaaatagctTCTTTGCAAAGGgacatttctcaagcaagaattttgctaggaatGTTTGGATTAGTCTGAGTAGGGAAGGGGAAACAGATaattagctgttattggcagagaggtttggaacactttCTTATTGGTccattaactaatttaccacatggtgatgtcacctAGCCTGACGACTCACACTAAATTGTTCCGCTGCTCTGTCATTCgctacatactttagtctgaggcTGCCATCAATGAAGATGTTTGTGGTGAAGAGAGgcattgtacaaaacaaagtcatcatCGATCGGATTGTCttcaaccaatcagagtatcaaagccaacaATGAATCTTCCACGTGGTTCTGGCCCAACCCATTGGTTTCTGGACCATTTACATGGCCCCAAATGTGCTCGCATTCGGTGAAGGGTCAGGACGTACTCAGATCCATAATTTTCACAATATTTTGTCCAACCTCattgtgtggaaatatatataaaacacggGAAAATCTAGTTTTTTGACTGCACCTGGCCTTTAAAGCAACAAGCCAACAATTCGAACTGTATTGTTTCAAAAGTTCATGGTCACAGTTTGTACCATGAAATCACAACCTACACAGCTAGTCTGTTATTACGTGCATCACTCTACTGTGTCAatgagacagaggcaggggaaggGTCAGAGAAACATATGTAGAGCAAAAGAGATAGAGGGAATAGAATAAGCCAGAAAAAAAGAGAGATGGAACAATGCATGATATTGCAGCTCTGAACCCTGTTAGTAAAGACTGTTATTAATTCTATAATCAGACGGAGGGTTGGGCTTAGAACATTggcctctgacacacacacacacacacacacacacacacacacacacacacacacacacacacacacacacacacacacacacaca
This window of the Oncorhynchus keta strain PuntledgeMale-10-30-2019 chromosome 20, Oket_V2, whole genome shotgun sequence genome carries:
- the cckb gene encoding cholecystokinin yields the protein MTAGLCVCVLLVVLSTSCLGRPQSSPPLQEGDPAMPPSSEARLEAYAHFLSKPRLRQTRSAPLDNTVPYTAEEDEDSRANLSELLARLISSRKGSLRKNSTVNSRASGLSANHRIKDRDYNGWMDFGRRSAEEYEYSL